In Halobaculum rubrum, the following are encoded in one genomic region:
- the tmcA gene encoding tRNA(Met) cytidine acetyltransferase TmcA — MTRDALAALAADLRAEARRTDQRRLIVLHGERDDCLDAAFTVVEAAGIADDEATLLSTREGVRFERHRPKHAARLLGTTRQAVILDAFVEFSPNAVGQSVGAVDGGGLYVLVAPPLDEWPDRRDDFDESLAVPPFGLDDVTARFRSRLVETLRRHPGVAIAAVGPDGAVGPAGADDTAPDEIERDGLTGDEAPPPEPGPTTPASSAFPAVAYESCLTRDQSRALSSLERLRTPGSAVVVEADRGRGKSSAAGLAAASLAAAGRDVLVTAPSFAGASALFERARALLADLDARLSVDEERRIEVGPSEAGPAEDTTGRGRIRYLPPAEAADAAGDADVAIADEAAALPVRLLADLLAAPAAAFVTTVHGYEGAGRGFSVRFRGRLDDSDRRVTDVRMDDPIRYARGDPVEGWAFRALMLDARPGVDAAVEDAAPDTVDYRAVDADDLLADEHLLSEAFGLLVLAHYRTEPDDLARLLDAPNLSVRALTHEGHVVSVALLAREGGLDAATRGAMYDGERVRGNMLPDVLTSQLRDPEAAAPTGVRIMRIATHHAVRSRGLGSKLLREIEREVGDDVDYLGTGFGATPDLLDFWAGNGYRTVHLATTRNAASGEHSALMMSPTSEGGRALARRHARWFRERIGAVLSDALRDLDPDVVRAALAACDAAGDAVVDVSEYEWRLTVAAAYGPGLADTAPRPFRRLALAHLLDGECDLAARAERLLVRKVLQAHDWESVTDELDYVSTAECMRSLGRTLQPLVDRYGDAVAVAERELYE, encoded by the coding sequence GTGACACGCGACGCCCTCGCCGCGCTCGCGGCGGACCTCCGCGCGGAGGCGCGCCGGACGGACCAGCGACGCCTGATCGTGCTTCACGGCGAGCGCGACGACTGCCTCGACGCCGCCTTCACAGTCGTCGAGGCCGCCGGGATCGCCGACGACGAGGCGACGCTGCTGTCGACGCGCGAGGGAGTCCGCTTCGAGCGCCACCGACCCAAACACGCCGCGCGGCTGCTCGGGACGACCCGCCAGGCCGTGATACTCGACGCGTTCGTGGAGTTCTCGCCCAACGCCGTCGGCCAGTCGGTCGGCGCCGTCGACGGGGGCGGGCTGTACGTCCTGGTCGCGCCGCCGCTCGACGAGTGGCCGGACCGCCGCGACGACTTCGACGAGTCGCTCGCGGTGCCGCCGTTCGGTCTCGACGACGTGACCGCTCGGTTCCGGTCCCGGCTGGTCGAGACCCTGCGCCGGCACCCCGGCGTCGCGATCGCCGCGGTCGGCCCCGACGGCGCCGTCGGCCCCGCCGGCGCCGACGACACTGCGCCCGACGAGATCGAACGCGACGGCCTGACCGGCGACGAGGCGCCCCCGCCGGAGCCCGGCCCGACGACGCCGGCGAGCTCCGCGTTCCCCGCCGTCGCCTACGAGTCGTGCCTCACTCGCGACCAGTCGCGCGCGCTCTCCTCGCTTGAACGGCTTCGCACGCCGGGTTCGGCCGTCGTGGTCGAGGCGGACCGCGGACGCGGGAAGTCGAGCGCCGCCGGCCTCGCAGCGGCGTCGCTCGCGGCGGCCGGCCGCGACGTACTCGTCACGGCACCGTCGTTCGCCGGCGCGAGCGCGCTGTTCGAGCGCGCGCGAGCGCTGCTTGCAGACCTCGATGCACGCCTCTCGGTCGACGAGGAGCGTCGGATCGAGGTCGGGCCTTCCGAGGCCGGACCCGCCGAGGACACGACCGGCCGAGGGCGGATCCGCTATCTCCCGCCGGCGGAGGCGGCCGACGCCGCCGGCGACGCGGACGTCGCGATCGCCGACGAGGCCGCCGCACTTCCGGTTCGCCTACTCGCGGACCTGCTCGCGGCGCCCGCGGCGGCGTTCGTCACCACCGTCCACGGCTACGAGGGGGCCGGGCGTGGCTTCTCGGTCCGCTTTCGCGGCCGTCTCGACGACTCGGACCGCCGCGTGACAGACGTGCGGATGGACGACCCGATCCGGTACGCCCGCGGCGACCCCGTCGAGGGGTGGGCGTTCCGCGCGCTCATGCTCGACGCCCGCCCCGGCGTCGACGCCGCGGTCGAGGACGCGGCGCCCGACACCGTCGACTACCGCGCCGTCGACGCGGACGACCTGCTCGCCGACGAGCACCTGCTTTCGGAGGCGTTCGGGCTGCTCGTGCTCGCGCACTACCGGACCGAGCCGGACGACCTCGCGCGCCTGCTCGACGCGCCGAACCTCTCCGTGCGGGCGCTGACCCACGAGGGGCACGTCGTCTCGGTCGCGCTGCTGGCGCGCGAGGGGGGGCTCGACGCGGCGACGCGCGGAGCGATGTACGACGGCGAGCGTGTCCGGGGCAACATGCTCCCGGACGTGTTGACGAGCCAGCTTCGCGACCCCGAGGCGGCCGCGCCGACGGGAGTGCGGATCATGCGCATCGCGACCCACCACGCCGTGCGGAGTCGCGGGCTCGGCTCGAAACTGCTCCGTGAGATCGAGCGGGAGGTCGGCGACGACGTCGACTACCTCGGCACGGGGTTCGGCGCGACGCCCGACCTGCTCGACTTCTGGGCGGGGAACGGCTACCGCACGGTCCACCTCGCGACCACGCGCAACGCCGCCAGCGGCGAGCACTCGGCGCTGATGATGAGCCCGACGAGCGAGGGCGGCCGGGCCCTCGCGCGTCGACACGCCCGGTGGTTCCGCGAGCGGATCGGCGCGGTACTTTCGGACGCGCTCCGGGATCTGGATCCGGACGTGGTCCGCGCGGCGCTGGCCGCCTGCGACGCCGCCGGCGACGCTGTCGTCGACGTCTCCGAGTACGAGTGGCGCCTGACCGTCGCCGCGGCGTACGGACCCGGGCTCGCGGACACGGCGCCGCGACCGTTCCGTCGCCTCGCCCTCGCGCACCTGCTCGACGGCGAGTGCGATCTCGCGGCGCGAGCGGAGCGCCTGCTCGTCCGGAAGGTGTTGCAGGCGCACGACTGGGAGTCCGTGACCGACGAACTCGACTACGTCTCGACGGCCGAATGCATGCGGAGCCTCGGCCGGACGCTCCAACCGCTGGTGGACCGCTACGGCGACGCGGTCGCGGTCGCGGAGCGCGAGCTGTACGAGTGA
- a CDS encoding DUF456 domain-containing protein, with protein sequence MVDLVTAAALLLLVAGVVGSVVPLVPAGPLSAAGVIVYYVLAPPSAPALGVGWLVLFVLVGLIAFAVEHLGGAIASKVGGAETTTMVIAGVASLALLFVLGPLGIVVGTGLAVFGAELYAGKEPAAAARAAGYTLAGLLASSVAQLALTLSILAGFVAVVFLL encoded by the coding sequence ATGGTCGACCTGGTCACCGCAGCAGCTCTCCTCCTCCTCGTCGCCGGCGTGGTCGGGAGCGTCGTACCGCTCGTTCCCGCGGGACCCCTCTCGGCCGCCGGCGTCATCGTCTACTACGTCCTCGCGCCGCCGTCGGCGCCGGCGCTCGGCGTCGGCTGGCTCGTCCTGTTCGTGCTCGTCGGGCTGATCGCGTTCGCGGTCGAGCACCTCGGCGGCGCGATCGCCTCGAAGGTCGGCGGCGCCGAGACGACGACGATGGTGATCGCGGGCGTCGCGTCGCTCGCGCTGTTGTTCGTACTCGGCCCGCTCGGGATCGTCGTCGGCACCGGCCTCGCCGTATTCGGCGCCGAGCTGTACGCCGGCAAGGAGCCGGCGGCGGCCGCCCGAGCCGCCGGCTACACGCTCGCCGGACTGCTCGCCTCGTCGGTCGCCCAACTCGCGTTGACGCTGTCGATCCTCGCCGGGTTCGTCGCGGTCGTGTTCCTCCTGTGA
- a CDS encoding 3-keto-5-aminohexanoate cleavage protein, producing MTYEEYLDGNPVVITAALTGGIQGKEAHPDLPETPAEIAEAAAAVEEAGAAVVHLHARRDNGERAFSTERFQAVTDAVRDATEDAIVQHSTGGTAAPDSLRAEPLRTDPAPEMASLDMGPMNRGRRLTSENTRDTIDGLHAEMRERGIKPELEVFNNGHLNEAFRIYDDLADPPYLNLIFGPGTLAPPSPANLQRMVDQLPGGAEFNVIGFGPHQLPLTTQALILGGHVRVGLEDNSYLRKGELATNEALVARAARIAEELGRPVASPAEARDLLGVESRR from the coding sequence ATGACCTACGAGGAGTACCTCGACGGCAACCCGGTCGTGATCACGGCGGCGCTCACGGGCGGGATACAGGGGAAGGAGGCGCACCCAGATCTCCCGGAGACGCCCGCGGAAATCGCCGAGGCGGCCGCGGCGGTCGAGGAGGCCGGCGCGGCGGTCGTCCACCTGCACGCTCGCCGCGACAACGGCGAGCGGGCGTTCTCGACCGAGCGATTTCAGGCGGTGACCGACGCCGTCCGCGACGCGACCGAGGACGCGATCGTCCAACACTCGACGGGCGGCACCGCCGCGCCCGATTCCCTCCGCGCGGAGCCGCTGCGGACGGATCCGGCACCCGAGATGGCGAGCCTCGACATGGGGCCGATGAACCGCGGCCGGCGTCTGACGAGCGAGAACACCCGCGACACCATCGACGGCCTCCACGCCGAGATGCGCGAGCGAGGGATCAAGCCGGAGCTGGAGGTGTTCAACAACGGCCACCTCAACGAGGCGTTCCGAATCTACGACGACCTCGCCGACCCCCCGTACCTCAACCTCATCTTCGGGCCGGGGACGCTCGCGCCGCCGTCGCCGGCGAACCTCCAGCGGATGGTCGACCAACTTCCGGGAGGTGCAGAGTTCAACGTCATCGGGTTCGGCCCCCACCAGCTCCCGCTCACGACGCAGGCGCTGATCCTCGGCGGGCACGTCCGGGTCGGGCTGGAGGACAACAGCTACCTTCGGAAAGGCGAGTTGGCGACGAACGAGGCGCTCGTGGCGCGGGCGGCCCGAATCGCGGAGGAGCTGGGTCGCCCCGTCGCGTCGCCGGCCGAGGCGCGAGATCTCCTCGGCGTCGAGTCTCGGCGCTGA
- a CDS encoding dehydratase, whose product MDPDDLPSPGETLRYERTFTVEEVEAFAELSEDRGEHHEVPDEDGRLLVHGLLTATMPTKIGGDLDVLARTMTFDFHRPVYTGQRIGCEVTVETVDRDDDDRAAIEADVVCHRDGDEVVLTGGFEGVVLG is encoded by the coding sequence ATGGATCCCGACGACCTGCCGTCACCCGGGGAGACGCTGCGATACGAGCGAACCTTCACGGTCGAGGAAGTGGAGGCGTTCGCCGAGCTCTCGGAGGACCGCGGCGAGCACCACGAGGTGCCCGACGAGGACGGCCGGCTGCTCGTCCACGGACTGTTGACGGCGACGATGCCGACGAAGATCGGCGGCGACCTCGACGTGCTTGCGCGGACGATGACGTTCGACTTCCACCGACCCGTCTACACCGGCCAGCGGATCGGCTGCGAAGTGACCGTCGAGACCGTCGACCGGGACGACGACGACCGAGCGGCGATCGAGGCGGATGTCGTCTGTCACCGCGACGGCGACGAGGTCGTGCTCACCGGCGGGTTCGAGGGCGTGGTCCTGGGGTGA
- a CDS encoding amidohydrolase family protein produces the protein MSREHDGEPTADRGTADTPGATTYEGTILVGSEFEALEGRLLVEDGTVAAIEETSVASDDIVCPAFVNAHTHVGDSVAKEAGRGLDLDELVAPPDGLKHRILRSTPAEEMVAAMRRSLRYMHATGTTAHVEFREGGVAGVDAIEAAVDGLPVESVVLGRETVDAMEHPFAAGFGASGARDADFDAERNAARRAGKLFGIHAGERDPLDVGAAMDLDPDHIVHMVHPDETHLDRLADAEWPVVVCPRSNLVTGVGVPPVRELLDRTTVALGTDNVMLNSPSMFREMEFAAKLTDASAVEVLRMATANGAEIAGLDCGVIAEDRPARLFVLDGDSDNLSGVRDPVRAVVRRAGEGDVKAVVP, from the coding sequence ATGAGCCGCGAGCACGACGGCGAGCCGACGGCCGACAGGGGTACCGCCGACACTCCGGGCGCCACCACCTACGAGGGGACGATCCTCGTCGGCAGCGAGTTCGAGGCCCTCGAGGGTCGACTTCTGGTCGAGGACGGGACGGTCGCGGCGATCGAGGAGACGTCGGTCGCCAGCGACGACATCGTCTGCCCGGCGTTCGTCAACGCCCACACGCACGTCGGCGACTCAGTCGCGAAGGAGGCCGGCCGGGGGCTCGACCTCGACGAACTCGTCGCGCCGCCGGACGGGCTGAAACATCGTATTCTCCGCAGTACGCCCGCCGAGGAGATGGTGGCCGCGATGCGCCGCTCGCTGCGGTACATGCACGCGACGGGAACGACCGCGCACGTGGAGTTCCGCGAGGGCGGCGTCGCCGGCGTCGACGCGATCGAGGCCGCCGTCGACGGTCTGCCGGTCGAGTCGGTCGTGCTCGGCCGCGAGACGGTGGACGCGATGGAGCATCCGTTCGCCGCCGGGTTCGGCGCCAGCGGCGCCCGCGACGCCGACTTCGACGCCGAGCGCAACGCCGCCCGGCGGGCGGGGAAACTGTTCGGGATTCACGCCGGAGAGCGCGATCCGCTGGACGTGGGGGCCGCGATGGATCTCGACCCCGACCACATCGTTCACATGGTCCACCCCGACGAGACGCACCTCGACCGGCTCGCGGACGCCGAGTGGCCCGTCGTCGTCTGCCCGCGCTCGAACCTCGTAACGGGCGTCGGCGTTCCTCCCGTGCGCGAACTTCTCGACCGAACGACGGTCGCGCTGGGAACGGACAACGTGATGCTCAACAGCCCCTCGATGTTCCGCGAGATGGAGTTCGCCGCCAAGCTCACCGACGCCTCCGCGGTCGAGGTGCTGCGGATGGCGACCGCCAACGGCGCCGAGATCGCGGGGCTCGACTGCGGCGTGATAGCGGAGGATCGCCCGGCCCGCCTGTTCGTCCTCGACGGCGACAGCGACAACCTCTCGGGCGTTCGCGATCCGGTCCGCGCGGTCGTTCGCCGCGCGGGCGAGGGCGACGTGAAAGCGGTCGTTCCCTGA
- a CDS encoding HD domain-containing protein, with amino-acid sequence MTTIKDSVHDHISVDGVAADLLDTGPVQRLRRVAQLGTVTLVYPSANHTRFEHSLGVSHLADRALDSLGVEGVEAERVRAAALLHDIGHAPFSHNVEELIHRHTGLYHDDVTDLLVDTEVGDVLVDHELDPERVAGLIAGEGQYGQLVSGELDVDRMDYLVRDAHHTGVPYGTIDHERLVRELTFADGDLVLAEGNVQTAESLLMARALMTPTVYAHPVARISKAMLRRATERLLATPDITAERVRRMDDYDLIGALRMTPETETFADRYDRRDLFKRAVWAEYDDTPESLREADHETVRDLEADIAERAAVDPSAVVLDVPAEPAMAESTSEVLVGGEVRRLGDYSPLVTALRTAREQQWRMGVYTVADATDRVGKAAVDVLGLDIDGTLVSDVRRRVHATLDEFESDGAGAGE; translated from the coding sequence ATGACGACGATCAAAGACTCCGTCCACGACCACATCTCCGTGGACGGCGTCGCGGCGGACCTCCTCGACACGGGGCCGGTCCAGCGGCTCCGCCGGGTCGCCCAACTCGGGACGGTGACGCTGGTGTACCCCTCCGCGAACCACACCCGCTTCGAGCACTCGCTGGGCGTGTCCCACCTCGCCGACCGCGCGCTGGACTCGCTGGGTGTCGAAGGCGTCGAGGCGGAGCGCGTCCGCGCGGCCGCGCTGCTGCACGACATCGGACATGCGCCGTTCTCGCACAACGTCGAGGAGCTGATCCACCGCCACACTGGCCTCTACCACGACGACGTGACGGACCTGCTCGTCGACACCGAGGTCGGCGACGTGCTCGTCGACCACGAGCTCGACCCCGAACGCGTGGCGGGCCTCATCGCCGGCGAGGGGCAGTACGGCCAGTTGGTGTCGGGCGAACTCGACGTGGATCGGATGGACTACCTGGTGCGCGACGCCCACCACACCGGCGTCCCCTACGGCACCATCGACCACGAGCGCCTCGTGCGGGAACTGACGTTCGCCGACGGCGACCTCGTGCTCGCCGAGGGCAACGTCCAGACCGCCGAGTCGCTGTTGATGGCGCGCGCGCTGATGACGCCGACCGTGTACGCCCATCCCGTCGCGCGGATCTCGAAGGCGATGCTTCGTCGGGCGACCGAGCGCCTGCTCGCGACGCCGGACATCACCGCCGAGCGCGTTCGCCGGATGGACGACTACGATCTGATCGGCGCGCTGCGGATGACACCGGAAACGGAGACGTTCGCCGACCGCTACGACCGCCGCGACCTGTTCAAACGCGCCGTCTGGGCCGAGTACGACGACACGCCCGAATCGCTTCGCGAGGCGGACCACGAGACGGTTCGGGATCTGGAGGCCGACATCGCCGAGCGCGCCGCGGTCGACCCCTCGGCGGTCGTCCTCGACGTGCCCGCGGAGCCGGCGATGGCGGAGTCGACCTCGGAGGTGCTCGTCGGGGGCGAGGTCCGCCGGCTGGGCGACTACTCCCCGCTCGTGACCGCGCTTCGGACCGCCCGAGAGCAGCAGTGGCGCATGGGCGTGTACACCGTCGCCGACGCGACCGACCGGGTCGGGAAGGCGGCCGTCGACGTGCTCGGACTGGATATCGACGGGACGCTCGTCTCGGACGTGCGTCGGCGCGTCCACGCGACGCTCGACGAGTTCGAGTCCGACGGCGCGGGGGCCGGCGAATGA
- a CDS encoding HD domain-containing protein, with the protein MKAIKDSVHDYITLDPVAQDLLDTRTLQRLRHIKQLSTVRLVYPSASHTRFEHSLGVYHLADRALEYLGVDGDRARHLRAAALLHDAGHGPYGHQTEEVIRRRTGVDHDELGDLLGDTDAGEVLREHGLSIDRVAAIVRGEGELGQLVSGELDVDRMDYLVRDAHHTGVPYGTIDHERLVRELKYRDGALVLAEGNVQTAESLLLARALMDATVYRHHVSRVAGAMLERASERLLEADAGIDVERFRRMADHDLLVALREHVPALGERIEYRDLYKRAIWTDLSGTPADVVELEHADERAAEREIADLAGVDDREVIVDVPDRPTFKEAGSRVVVDGVPQRLENASELVSGLRAAQRAGWRMGVYAPAEHTDAVAAAAEEVLGARADPIRD; encoded by the coding sequence ATGAAGGCGATCAAGGACAGCGTCCACGACTACATCACCCTCGACCCCGTCGCGCAGGACCTGCTCGACACGCGGACCCTCCAGCGGCTGCGCCACATCAAGCAGCTCTCCACCGTCCGCCTCGTCTATCCCTCCGCCTCCCACACCCGCTTCGAGCACTCGCTGGGCGTGTATCATCTCGCCGACCGCGCGCTCGAATACCTCGGCGTCGACGGCGACCGTGCACGCCACCTCCGGGCGGCCGCCCTGCTCCACGACGCCGGGCACGGCCCGTACGGCCACCAGACCGAAGAGGTGATCCGCCGCCGAACCGGCGTCGACCACGACGAACTCGGCGACCTCCTCGGCGACACCGACGCCGGCGAGGTGCTCCGCGAGCACGGCCTCTCGATCGACCGCGTCGCCGCGATCGTCCGCGGCGAGGGCGAGTTGGGGCAACTGGTCTCCGGCGAACTGGACGTGGATCGCATGGACTACCTGGTGCGCGACGCCCACCACACCGGCGTCCCCTACGGCACCATCGACCACGAGCGCCTCGTGCGGGAGTTGAAGTATCGAGACGGCGCGCTCGTGCTCGCCGAGGGCAACGTCCAGACCGCCGAGTCGCTGCTGCTCGCGAGGGCGCTCATGGACGCGACCGTCTACCGGCATCACGTCTCCCGCGTCGCGGGCGCGATGCTCGAACGCGCCTCGGAACGCCTGCTGGAGGCCGACGCCGGCATCGACGTGGAGCGGTTCCGCCGGATGGCAGATCACGATCTGCTGGTCGCGCTGCGGGAGCACGTCCCCGCACTCGGCGAGCGGATCGAGTACCGCGACCTGTACAAGCGAGCGATCTGGACGGACCTCTCGGGGACGCCCGCCGACGTAGTCGAACTCGAACACGCCGACGAGCGTGCGGCCGAGCGCGAGATCGCCGACCTCGCCGGCGTCGACGACCGCGAGGTGATCGTCGACGTGCCCGATCGGCCGACGTTCAAGGAGGCGGGCAGCCGCGTCGTCGTCGACGGCGTCCCGCAGCGGCTGGAGAACGCCTCCGAACTCGTCTCGGGGCTGCGGGCGGCCCAACGCGCCGGCTGGCGGATGGGCGTGTACGCGCCCGCCGAACACACCGACGCCGTCGCCGCCGCCGCCGAGGAGGTGCTCGGCGCGCGTGCCGACCCGATCCGGGATTGA
- a CDS encoding Lrp/AsnC family transcriptional regulator — translation MELDDTDREILRILQEDARTPFSEVARRIDMSSATVHDRVSRMEEAGVLRGYRAEVDPKALGYGVSAFVGLRVQQGHEEEALETLREVDGVREVHLTTGEYDVMMRVYAESTDDLRDLMFGQIATMDGFDRSQTMVILGTDYEEPGVPI, via the coding sequence ATGGAACTCGACGACACCGACCGGGAGATCCTCCGGATCCTCCAGGAGGACGCGCGGACGCCGTTCAGCGAGGTCGCGCGCCGCATCGACATGTCGAGCGCGACGGTCCACGACCGCGTCTCGCGCATGGAGGAGGCGGGCGTGCTGCGGGGCTACCGCGCGGAGGTCGACCCGAAGGCGCTCGGCTACGGCGTCTCCGCGTTCGTCGGGCTGCGGGTGCAGCAGGGGCACGAGGAGGAGGCGCTGGAAACGCTTCGGGAGGTGGACGGCGTCCGCGAGGTCCACCTCACGACCGGCGAGTACGACGTGATGATGCGCGTGTACGCCGAGTCGACCGACGACCTGCGGGATCTGATGTTCGGCCAGATCGCGACGATGGACGGGTTCGACCGCTCGCAGACGATGGTGATCCTCGGGACCGACTACGAGGAGCCGGGCGTGCCGATCTGA
- a CDS encoding inositol monophosphatase family protein, which produces MTAQGSDDGADRATVAEAAARAGAAVAGERFRDGIDVEHKNGKTDVVTEADRAGQRAVIERIREAFPDDAIVGEEEDELKAVPDTGAAWVIDPIDGTNNYVRDIRAFATAVAAVVDGEPVAAANALPAMDDVYVADADATYRNGTRVTVSDRTDPETAAATPTVWWDFDARDEYARACGEIVERFGDMRRFGSAQVTLAMVAEGALDATITNVDCNPWDTVAGVHMVRTAGGTVTDLDGDPWRHDSVGLVASNGGVHGEALAAARAVRSVAGE; this is translated from the coding sequence ATGACAGCGCAGGGGTCCGACGACGGGGCCGACAGGGCGACGGTCGCGGAGGCGGCCGCGCGGGCGGGAGCGGCCGTCGCGGGCGAGCGGTTCCGCGACGGCATCGACGTGGAGCACAAAAACGGGAAGACGGACGTGGTGACCGAGGCGGATCGGGCGGGACAGCGGGCCGTCATCGAACGGATCCGCGAGGCGTTCCCGGACGACGCGATCGTCGGCGAGGAGGAGGACGAGTTGAAGGCGGTGCCGGACACCGGCGCCGCATGGGTGATCGACCCCATCGACGGGACGAACAACTACGTCCGTGACATCCGCGCGTTCGCGACGGCCGTCGCCGCCGTCGTCGACGGCGAGCCCGTCGCGGCCGCGAACGCGCTGCCCGCGATGGACGACGTGTACGTCGCCGACGCGGACGCGACGTACCGAAACGGGACGCGCGTGACCGTCAGCGACCGGACGGACCCGGAGACCGCGGCGGCGACGCCGACGGTCTGGTGGGACTTCGACGCCCGCGACGAGTACGCCCGCGCGTGCGGCGAGATCGTCGAGCGCTTCGGCGACATGCGGCGGTTCGGCTCGGCACAGGTGACGCTCGCGATGGTCGCGGAGGGCGCGCTCGACGCGACGATCACGAACGTCGACTGCAACCCCTGGGACACCGTCGCCGGCGTCCACATGGTCCGGACGGCCGGCGGGACGGTGACGGACCTCGACGGCGACCCGTGGCGCCACGACTCGGTCGGGCTGGTCGCCTCGAACGGCGGCGTGCACGGGGAGGCGCTCGCGGCCGCGCGGGCGGTTCGGTCGGTGGCTGGAGAGTAG
- a CDS encoding DUF309 domain-containing protein, translating into MDDHTRDLSVAPPLGNPAGWRADERVWEHATLRRATEHGVRLFNAGDYHESHDCFEDEWYNYGGGSVESAFLHGMVQVAAGAYKHVDFENDDGMRSLFETALQYLNGVPGDFYGVAVDDVRETLRRALEDPAVLDGWEIELDGQRATAYEADYEYVESLEH; encoded by the coding sequence ATGGACGACCACACGCGCGATCTGAGCGTCGCGCCGCCGTTGGGCAACCCGGCCGGCTGGCGCGCCGACGAGCGCGTCTGGGAACACGCTACCCTCCGGCGAGCCACCGAACACGGCGTCCGACTGTTCAACGCCGGAGACTACCACGAATCGCACGACTGCTTCGAGGACGAGTGGTACAACTACGGCGGCGGATCCGTCGAGAGCGCGTTCCTCCACGGGATGGTGCAGGTCGCCGCCGGCGCGTACAAGCACGTCGACTTCGAGAACGACGACGGCATGCGCAGCCTCTTCGAGACGGCGTTGCAGTACCTCAACGGGGTCCCGGGCGACTTCTACGGCGTCGCCGTCGACGACGTGCGCGAGACCCTCCGTCGCGCGCTCGAGGACCCGGCCGTCCTCGACGGGTGGGAGATCGAACTCGATGGCCAGCGCGCGACCGCCTACGAGGCGGACTACGAGTACGTCGAGTCGCTGGAGCACTGA
- a CDS encoding M42 family metallopeptidase, whose product MDGFDLLRDLTESHGPVGFETEPHELVADELGGHVDHIRTDAMGNVVGTVEGDGEGPELLIAAHMDEIGFMVRHVDDDGFVRVSPLGGWNPEILRSARVRVHADAGDDPIDGVIGAIPAHVRDTESEQDVEDVAIDLGLDGGTARERVAVGDAVTMRAPTERIGECVSGKALDDRAGVWAVLRAAARADPDATVHYVATTQEEVGLRGAEGVGVDIDPDVAIAVDGTLERAVPGVDAADHVTTRGDGVAIKRKDATVVPTPAVVERLEALADDREVPFQREVAASIGTDTGALQTAAGSTPVGAVSIPVRYHHSTVETAHADDLAATVDLLVAVAEAGAAGLWSATDGAVGSVAADEADGEADP is encoded by the coding sequence ATGGACGGATTCGACCTGCTCCGTGATCTCACGGAGTCCCACGGCCCCGTCGGCTTCGAGACTGAACCGCACGAACTCGTCGCCGACGAACTCGGCGGGCACGTCGACCATATCAGGACCGACGCCATGGGCAACGTCGTCGGCACCGTCGAGGGAGACGGGGAGGGCCCCGAACTCCTGATCGCCGCACACATGGACGAGATCGGGTTCATGGTCCGCCACGTCGACGACGACGGCTTCGTCCGCGTGAGCCCGCTCGGCGGCTGGAACCCCGAGATCCTTCGTTCGGCTCGCGTCCGCGTCCACGCCGACGCGGGTGACGATCCGATCGACGGCGTCATCGGCGCGATCCCGGCACACGTCCGCGACACCGAGTCCGAGCAGGACGTCGAGGACGTCGCGATCGACCTCGGACTCGACGGCGGGACGGCGCGCGAGCGGGTCGCCGTCGGCGACGCGGTGACGATGCGCGCGCCGACCGAGCGCATCGGCGAGTGTGTGAGCGGCAAGGCGCTCGACGACCGCGCGGGCGTGTGGGCGGTGCTCCGGGCGGCCGCCCGGGCCGACCCCGACGCGACGGTCCACTACGTCGCGACCACCCAGGAGGAGGTCGGCCTCCGCGGGGCCGAGGGCGTCGGCGTCGACATCGACCCTGACGTGGCCATCGCGGTCGACGGGACGCTCGAACGGGCGGTCCCCGGCGTCGACGCCGCCGATCACGTGACGACGCGCGGCGACGGCGTCGCGATCAAGCGCAAGGACGCGACCGTCGTGCCGACGCCGGCGGTTGTCGAGCGGCTGGAGGCGCTCGCGGACGACCGCGAGGTGCCGTTCCAGCGCGAGGTCGCCGCGAGCATCGGCACCGACACGGGCGCGCTCCAGACGGCCGCGGGGTCGACACCGGTCGGCGCCGTCTCGATTCCGGTGCGGTATCATCACTCGACCGTCGAAACGGCCCACGCTGACGACCTCGCGGCGACGGTCGACCTGCTCGTGGCGGTCGCCGAGGCCGGGGCGGCAGGGCTGTGGTCCGCCACGGACGGCGCCGTCGGCAGTGTCGCCGCCGACGAAGCTGACGGCGAAGCCGACCCCTGA